Proteins from a genomic interval of Shewanella seohaensis:
- a CDS encoding DUF3369 domain-containing protein produces MVIDLTNKKPLFSTKKTTETSTSGAPWKILVVDDEPDVHTVTKLALSRFRLDGRALTFINAYSGEQAKELLAHEQDIAVAFIDVVMESDHAGLELVKWIREVQVNKNIRLILRTGQPGQAPEEDVIVNYDINDYKAKSELDSRKLMTSVYSALRSYRDIMEIEQARRAQVSHRKGLERVLEATSGLFELRTLHRFADGLLTQVATLLNLDTETLLLTCNAMDAISGHVDTAEIEILAGTGQFANSPSHKELPEHIATLLRSALMQKRCLYEDNCFIGYFPTKSGLINLLYMDGIDKIDDLDKKLVDIFAINVGVAFENLLLNQEVEDTQSELILRLGDVVESRSKEAANHVKRMAEYCAQLALLAGLTETEADLLRRASPMHDIGKIAIPDAVLLKPGKLDDQEWSVMRQHPSIGYQILANSERPILKAAAIIALQHHEKYDGSGYPSNLKQDQIHIFARIVAIADVFDALSHARCYKAAWPLEDVIVEMRKGAGKHFDPDLLELFINNIDIFVRVKDNWKDHDESLK; encoded by the coding sequence ATGGTGATTGATCTTACAAACAAAAAGCCGTTGTTCTCCACTAAGAAAACCACTGAAACCTCTACCTCTGGGGCCCCTTGGAAGATCCTTGTTGTCGATGATGAGCCCGATGTCCATACCGTGACTAAGCTCGCCCTTTCCCGTTTTCGCCTCGATGGCCGTGCCCTCACCTTTATTAATGCCTACAGTGGCGAACAGGCAAAGGAGCTGCTCGCCCATGAACAAGATATTGCCGTTGCTTTTATCGATGTGGTGATGGAAAGCGACCATGCGGGACTCGAGCTGGTTAAATGGATCCGCGAAGTGCAAGTGAACAAAAATATTCGACTCATTCTCCGTACTGGCCAGCCCGGACAAGCCCCCGAAGAGGATGTAATAGTCAATTACGATATCAATGATTACAAAGCCAAATCTGAACTCGATTCCCGCAAACTCATGACCAGCGTCTACTCTGCCCTTCGCTCCTATCGCGACATTATGGAAATCGAGCAAGCAAGACGAGCGCAAGTGAGTCATCGTAAGGGCTTAGAGCGGGTGCTTGAAGCCACCTCGGGCCTATTTGAACTCAGAACCTTACATCGATTTGCCGATGGCCTACTCACCCAAGTTGCGACTCTGCTTAATCTTGATACTGAAACCTTGCTGCTGACCTGCAATGCGATGGATGCGATTAGTGGCCATGTGGATACGGCTGAAATTGAAATCCTCGCCGGTACAGGGCAATTTGCTAATAGTCCTTCACATAAAGAACTCCCTGAGCATATCGCCACGCTGTTGCGTAGCGCCTTAATGCAAAAGCGCTGCTTGTACGAAGACAATTGCTTTATCGGTTATTTCCCGACAAAGAGCGGTCTTATTAATCTGCTCTATATGGATGGCATTGATAAAATTGATGATTTGGACAAAAAGCTGGTCGATATTTTTGCGATAAACGTCGGGGTTGCGTTTGAGAATCTTCTCTTGAATCAAGAGGTGGAAGATACTCAATCAGAACTGATCCTGCGTTTAGGCGATGTGGTCGAGAGTCGTTCTAAAGAAGCCGCCAATCATGTTAAGCGCATGGCGGAATATTGTGCCCAACTGGCGTTACTGGCGGGGTTAACCGAGACCGAAGCCGACTTATTGCGCCGCGCCTCTCCAATGCACGATATAGGTAAAATCGCCATCCCCGATGCGGTATTACTCAAACCTGGCAAATTAGATGACCAAGAATGGTCTGTAATGCGTCAGCACCCCAGCATTGGATACCAGATCCTCGCCAATTCCGAACGGCCGATTTTAAAAGCGGCGGCGATTATCGCCCTACAACACCATGAAAAATATGACGGCTCTGGCTATCCAAGCAATTTAAAACAAGACCAAATTCACATTTTTGCCCGCATCGTTGCTATCGCAGATGTGTTCGACGCCCTATCACACGCAAGATGCTACAAAGCTGCCTGGCCATTAGAGGATGTTATCGTCGAAATGCGTAAAGGTGCAGGTAAACATTTTGATCCTGATTTGCTCGAACTCTTTATCAATAACATCGATATCTTTGTTCGAGTCAAAGATAACTGGAAGGATCATGACGAGTCATTAAAATAA